Proteins from a genomic interval of Zingiber officinale cultivar Zhangliang chromosome 2A, Zo_v1.1, whole genome shotgun sequence:
- the LOC122040627 gene encoding accelerated cell death 11-like — translation MESGGGEKPLRRIAAAFEALEVSSKTAPMEVDAFSRACSQVSFLFGCLGIAFKFAEMDYVAKVEDLCEASKSISTLNNLLELDIQQDCVKQGGSHSRNLLRVKRGLDMVKVLFEQILEKDENSLRNPATVAYAKVFAPHHGWAIRKAVAAGMYALPSKAQLLKKLNEDEEASARTYMQTYIRSSGPVIAYIEELYNSRQMGIDW, via the exons ATGGAGAGTGGAGGAGGGGAGAAGCCCTTGAGGCGGATCGCGGCGGCGTTCGAGGCCTTGGAGGTCAGCTCCAAGACGGCGCCCATGGAGGTCGATGCCTTCTCCCGAGCCTGCTCTCAGGTCTCCTTCCTCTTCGGATGTCTAGGCATAGCCTTCAAGTTCGCAGAGATGGATTATGTCGCTAAG GTTGAGGATTTATGTGAAGCATCAAAATCAATCTCAACTCTAAACAATTTGCTAGAGTTAGATATTCAACAAGATTGTGTGAAACAAGGTGGTAGCCATTCACGGAATCTACTTAGAGTTAAGCGTGGACTTGACATGGTCAAGGTGTTGTTCGAGCAGATTCTTGAAAAAGA TGAAAATTCCCTGAGGAACCCTGCAACTGTAGCCTATGCAAAGGTGTTTGCTCCTCACCATGGTTGGGCAATAAGGAAAGCAGTTGCTGCAGGAATGTATGCCCTTCCATCAAAAGCACAGCTGTTGAAGAAGCTAAATGAAGACG aggaggcatcagcaagaacTTATATGCAAACCTACATCAGAAGCTCAGGTCCTGTGATCGCGTACATTGAAGAGCTATATAACTCGAGACAAATGGGGATAGATTGGTGA
- the LOC122040628 gene encoding 40S ribosomal protein S12: MAEDAVAESGPVLGEPMDLMTALQLVLKKSLAHDGLVRGLREAAKAIEKHAAQLCIVAEDCNQADYVKLVKALCAEHNVHLVTVPSAKTLGEWAGLCKIDSEGKARKVVGCSCLVVKDYGEESEGLHIVQEYVKSH; this comes from the exons TGAAGATGCTGTTGCCGAATCTGGTCCAGTTCTTGGCGAGCCCATGGATTTGATGACTGCTCTGCAGTTGGTGTTGAAGAAGTCATTGGCCCATGATGGACTTGTTCGCGGACTACGTGAGGCTGCAAAGGCAATTGAGAAGCATGCTGCTCAGCTTTGTATTGTAGCTGAGGACTGCAACCAGGCTGACTACGTCAAGCTGGTGAAGGCGCTCTGTGCTGAGCATAACGTGCACTTGGTCACTGTTCCAAGCGCCAAAACGCTTGGTGAATGGGCTGGG CTTTGCAAGATTGATTCAGAGGGCAAGGCAAGGAAAGTGGTGGGCTGCTCATGTCTCGTCGTGAAG GACTATGGTGAAGAATCCGAAGGCCTTCACATAGTTCAAGAATATGTCAAATCACATTGA